DNA sequence from the Nocardia sp. BMG111209 genome:
CGCGTTGCAGCTGGTCGCGGCCGTGCCGATGGGTCTGCTGGCCCAGCGCTACCGGCTGCGGGCGAGCCTGGCCGCCACCGTCTCGGCCACCCTGGTGACCTTCGTGGCCGCCGGGCTGGCGTCCGCGGGCACGGTGGTGTCGGCGGCGACCATCGGCGGGATCATCGGCACCGTGAAGCGCCGCGGCGGCGGCCTGGCGGCCGTGCTGGGGCTGTCGGTACTGGCCGGCGTCGGCTGGTCGCTGTTCGCGGTGGGCACGCTGCTGCTGTTCACCCAGTCGCGGGCGCTGCTGTTCGACAACATCCGCAACGCGTCGCGCGGGGTGGCCAACCTGGCCGCGCGGCAGCCCGCGCTGCGGCCGCTGGGCGACGATGTCGCGCGCCTCACCGATCTCGCGCTGCACTGGTGGTGGGTGCTGGTCGCGGCGAGCGTGCTCGGTGGCGTGCTGTCCGCCGCGGTGTTCTCCTGGTTCGTCCTCGGCCGGGTGCTGGACCGGCTGGAATGGCTGCCCGGCCGCGATCTGCTGGCCGCGCCGCCGGACGACCGGCCGATCGGCCCGCTGCCGGTCGCGCTGCACGACGTGTCGTTCCGCTATCCGGGCGCGCGCGCCGACGCGCTGTCCGGTATCGAGCTCACCGTGGACGTCGGCGAATTCGTGGCTGTGGTCGGGCACAACGGCTCCGGCAAGTCGACCCTGACCCGGGTGCTGGCCGGACGGCCGCCGACCACCGGCACGGTCGATCGGCCCGGTTCCGCGGGCCTGGGACTGCGCGGCGGTACCGCCCTGGTCCTGCAGCGCCCGGAGAGTCAGACCCTCGGCGTCCTCGTCGCCGACGACGTGGTGTGGGGGCTGCCACGGGAGGCCGCCGCGGACGTCGACATCGACGAGATGTTGCGCGAGGTCGGCCTCGGCGGGCTCGGCGGCCGCGAGACCGCGACCCTGTCCGGCGGGCAGCAGCAGCGGCTCGCCGTGGCCGCCGCGCTGGCCCGGCGACCGGTCCTGCTGATCGCCGACGAGGCGACGGCGATGATCGACCCGGAGGGCCGCCGCGAGTTGGTCGCCCTGCTGACCGAACTACCGCGGCGGCATGCGATGGCGGTGGTGCTGGTCACCCATCACGAGGCCGACGCCGCCGCGGCCGACCGGGTGGTCCACGTCGCCGGGGGCCGTCAGGTCGACCGCCTGCCCGCCTGGCCGCGGCCCTCGGTACGGCACCGATCGGCCCGGACCCCGACGGCGGCCGGCATCGTGCCGGGCGGCGGCGATCCGGGGCCGATCCCCGGATACGCCGGGCCCGCGGTCCGGCCGGCCGGG
Encoded proteins:
- a CDS encoding ABC transporter ATP-binding protein translates to MTAVSPVGDGLSPTHGALRPIELATAAVLGGVTVGLVTIGSVIPFAAALQLVAAVPMGLLAQRYRLRASLAATVSATLVTFVAAGLASAGTVVSAATIGGIIGTVKRRGGGLAAVLGLSVLAGVGWSLFAVGTLLLFTQSRALLFDNIRNASRGVANLAARQPALRPLGDDVARLTDLALHWWWVLVAASVLGGVLSAAVFSWFVLGRVLDRLEWLPGRDLLAAPPDDRPIGPLPVALHDVSFRYPGARADALSGIELTVDVGEFVAVVGHNGSGKSTLTRVLAGRPPTTGTVDRPGSAGLGLRGGTALVLQRPESQTLGVLVADDVVWGLPREAAADVDIDEMLREVGLGGLGGRETATLSGGQQQRLAVAAALARRPVLLIADEATAMIDPEGRRELVALLTELPRRHAMAVVLVTHHEADAAAADRVVHVAGGRQVDRLPAWPRPSVRHRSARTPTAAGIVPGGGDPGPIPGYAGPAVRPAGLPVEYAGAATGYAGATGYSGPPLLELSEVRHTYDRETPWAAPALHGVDLVVQRGEAVLVVGGNGSGKSTLAWIMAGLVVPTSGSCVLHGTGGSQPVHRRIGAVELAFQHSRLQLQRQTVGSEIAAWGRGTGSGAVGRALDAVGLDRSLASRSVEELSGGQAKRVVLAAIVAARPQLLVLDEPLAGLDPQGRTEVVELLARLRDSGLTLIVISHDIEDAAMLCDRTVHLESGRILETTATAAPAVAAAAHPAWTTPLHRPDALGGPR